Proteins encoded in a region of the Candidatus Krumholzibacteriia bacterium genome:
- a CDS encoding Smr/MutS family protein, with protein MRPLWLWWSSGKDAAWALEELLDDDAWHVTALVTTIDASTERIPFQNTGRALLELQASATGLPLHVVELPPSCPNDAYERAFAALAARARDEGVDAMAFGDLALDDVRVWREGLLRRHGMDAHFPLWGRDTTQLARTMIDGGLEAVITTVDPRRLDRAWLGRDFDHAFLDALPDDVDPCGENGEFHTFVHAGPMLIDRLEVAVGQPFEQGDFVGAEPVQSLHVDGELDLHTIPPKQVGDLVDDYLDTCRAQGVLQVRIVHGKGIGALRETVHARLRRRDDVLEFGLGGAGAGSWGATLVRLRPLGSDR; from the coding sequence ATGCGTCCGCTGTGGTTGTGGTGGAGCTCGGGCAAGGACGCCGCCTGGGCCCTCGAGGAACTCCTCGACGACGACGCGTGGCACGTCACCGCGCTGGTCACCACGATCGACGCGAGCACCGAGCGCATTCCCTTCCAGAACACCGGCCGGGCGCTGCTGGAGCTGCAGGCGTCGGCGACGGGTCTTCCGTTGCACGTGGTGGAGTTGCCCCCGTCGTGTCCGAACGACGCGTACGAACGAGCCTTCGCCGCGCTGGCCGCGCGCGCCCGGGACGAGGGCGTCGACGCCATGGCCTTCGGCGATCTCGCCCTCGACGACGTGCGCGTCTGGCGCGAGGGCCTGCTCCGGCGCCACGGCATGGACGCGCACTTCCCGTTGTGGGGGCGCGACACCACGCAGCTCGCCCGCACGATGATCGACGGCGGGCTCGAGGCCGTGATCACCACCGTCGATCCCCGTCGACTCGATCGCGCCTGGCTGGGTCGGGACTTCGACCACGCGTTCCTCGACGCCCTGCCCGACGACGTCGATCCCTGCGGGGAGAACGGCGAATTCCACACCTTCGTCCACGCCGGGCCCATGCTCATCGACCGGCTCGAGGTGGCCGTGGGCCAGCCCTTCGAGCAGGGCGACTTCGTGGGGGCCGAGCCCGTGCAGAGCCTGCACGTCGACGGCGAGCTGGACCTGCACACCATTCCGCCGAAGCAGGTCGGCGACCTGGTCGACGACTACCTCGACACGTGCCGCGCGCAGGGCGTGCTGCAGGTGCGGATCGTCCACGGCAAGGGAATCGGCGCCCTGCGCGAGACGGTGCACGCGCGGCTACGGCGCCGCGACGACGTGCTCGAGTTCGGCCTCGGAGGCGCCGGAGCCGGCAGCTGGGGCGCGACGCTCGTCCGGCTGCGGCCCCTCGGGAGCGACCGCTGA
- the folE2 gene encoding GTP cyclohydrolase FolE2: protein MISRPTLSTAAMPDIAHETRAQHPGVLDWVGMDQMEMPVSLTLTDGRNVTTPARAAAFVDLVDPEERGIHMSRLFLALDAALTGHDLTPVLLARTLETFVERHHGISGAAMIHLDFELMVRRAALSSDESGWRTYPVSVTAVLDRGEVTVDLGATVTYSSTCPCSAALSRQLVQEKFQRDFPGDGPVDREAVLAWLGTDQGIVATPHSQRSTAQVRVRLTQGVRDFQPIELIDAVEDALQTPVQAAVKREDEQTFAHLNGQNLMFCEDAGRRVRAALEARGDVADYWVRATHEESLHPHDAVSVTTRGVPGGFAPGLSTPEGAR from the coding sequence ATGATCTCCCGGCCCACGCTGTCGACTGCCGCCATGCCCGACATCGCCCACGAGACGCGCGCTCAGCACCCCGGCGTGCTCGACTGGGTCGGCATGGACCAGATGGAGATGCCCGTCAGCCTGACGCTGACCGACGGTCGGAACGTGACGACGCCGGCGCGGGCCGCGGCCTTCGTCGACCTGGTCGATCCTGAGGAGCGCGGCATCCACATGTCGCGCCTGTTCCTTGCTCTCGACGCGGCGCTCACCGGACACGACCTCACGCCGGTGCTGCTCGCCCGCACGCTCGAGACCTTCGTCGAGCGCCACCACGGGATCAGCGGCGCCGCCATGATCCATCTCGACTTCGAGCTGATGGTGCGCCGGGCGGCGCTCTCCTCCGACGAGAGCGGCTGGCGCACCTATCCCGTTTCGGTGACCGCCGTCCTCGATCGGGGCGAGGTCACCGTGGACCTCGGCGCGACCGTGACCTACTCGAGCACGTGCCCCTGCTCGGCGGCCCTGTCGCGTCAGCTCGTCCAGGAGAAGTTCCAGCGCGACTTCCCCGGCGACGGTCCCGTCGATCGCGAGGCAGTGCTGGCGTGGCTCGGCACCGACCAGGGGATCGTGGCGACCCCGCACAGCCAGCGTTCCACGGCGCAGGTGCGGGTCCGGCTGACGCAGGGCGTGCGCGACTTCCAGCCGATCGAGCTGATCGACGCGGTGGAGGACGCCCTGCAGACGCCGGTCCAGGCGGCGGTGAAACGCGAGGACGAGCAGACCTTCGCCCATCTCAACGGACAGAACCTCATGTTCTGCGAGGACGCCGGCCGCCGCGTACGCGCCGCGCTCGAAGCCCGCGGCGACGTGGCCGACTACTGGGTGCGCGCCACCCACGAGGAGAGCCTGCACCCCCACGACGCGGTCAGTGTGACCACGCGCGGGGTGCCGGGCGGCTTCGCGCCGGGGTTGTCGACGCCGGAGGGGGCGCGGTAG
- a CDS encoding amidohydrolase family protein, with product MTSEVLCLSTRRCRVHGRPDWTPARVDVRDGVIEAVHPLDQAPPPPGGATSIDLGDRMLVPSFVNAHTHLALGGLRGSKAPAALQGNLVEDVFFRWETALGPEDVRAFVRVAALECALHGVGVVFDHYYYAEAVAAGLRDVGLAGVIAPTLQDLDGPGRDHAETALASTEALCADMWSAAGIVPAVGPHATDTVSADLWRRALELADRHGLALHAHVAQSAEEARRCLDRHGVSPVAWLEREGLLDVDVPQLLVHALYLDDADLARLDRARHALGSCPFSQVQFGFPAPVEEFEDRGLPWFVGTDCGASNDSMNVQKELRLLAGQSTYAVSYGAAHAALRERVERATVDAVERERRTAAERHGPMRTPEVLLRSVTDGPGSWHPGLRTGAIEPGRRADLAVYDPRHPALWPADDLLVGLAYADVSPALSGLMVGGRWICPLDDVGALLRRDEVGDWIEEASRRAAALHARIR from the coding sequence GTGACGAGCGAAGTCCTGTGTCTGTCGACCCGGCGTTGCCGCGTCCACGGTCGTCCCGACTGGACGCCCGCGCGCGTCGACGTGCGTGACGGAGTGATCGAGGCCGTCCACCCGCTGGACCAGGCGCCGCCTCCGCCGGGCGGAGCGACGTCGATCGATCTGGGCGATCGCATGCTCGTGCCGAGCTTCGTGAACGCACACACGCACCTGGCCCTGGGCGGGTTGCGGGGATCCAAGGCGCCCGCGGCACTCCAGGGCAACCTGGTCGAAGACGTGTTCTTCCGATGGGAGACGGCGCTCGGGCCCGAGGACGTGCGTGCGTTCGTGCGGGTCGCCGCGCTCGAGTGCGCGCTGCACGGCGTGGGTGTCGTCTTCGATCACTACTACTACGCCGAGGCGGTCGCGGCCGGACTGCGTGACGTCGGGCTGGCGGGTGTGATCGCGCCCACGCTGCAGGATCTCGACGGGCCGGGCCGCGACCACGCGGAGACGGCACTCGCGTCCACGGAAGCACTGTGTGCCGACATGTGGTCCGCGGCGGGAATCGTCCCGGCCGTCGGTCCCCACGCGACCGACACGGTCAGCGCAGACCTGTGGCGCCGGGCCCTGGAACTGGCGGATCGCCACGGCCTGGCCCTGCACGCCCATGTGGCCCAGAGCGCCGAGGAGGCGCGCCGCTGCCTCGACCGCCACGGAGTGTCGCCGGTCGCCTGGCTGGAACGCGAAGGGTTGCTCGACGTCGACGTACCCCAGCTCCTGGTCCACGCCCTCTACCTGGACGACGCCGACCTCGCCCGGCTCGATCGCGCGCGGCACGCGCTCGGATCGTGCCCCTTCTCGCAGGTCCAGTTCGGGTTTCCGGCTCCGGTCGAGGAGTTCGAGGACCGTGGCCTGCCCTGGTTCGTGGGCACCGACTGCGGTGCCAGCAACGACTCGATGAACGTGCAGAAGGAGCTGCGGCTACTCGCGGGACAGTCGACCTACGCGGTCAGCTACGGCGCGGCGCACGCGGCCCTGCGCGAACGCGTGGAGCGGGCGACCGTCGACGCGGTCGAGCGCGAACGTCGGACCGCCGCCGAGCGGCACGGCCCGATGCGCACCCCAGAGGTGCTCCTGCGGAGCGTGACCGACGGGCCGGGGTCGTGGCACCCCGGGCTGCGCACGGGCGCGATCGAGCCCGGCCGGCGCGCCGACCTGGCGGTGTACGATCCCCGGCATCCGGCGCTGTGGCCGGCGGACGATCTGCTCGTCGGCCTCGCCTACGCCGACGTCTCGCCGGCGCTGAGCGGGCTCATGGTCGGCGGCCGGTGGATCTGTCCCCTCGACGACGTGGGCGCCCTCTTGCGGCGCGACGAGGTCGGCGATTGGATCGAGGAAGCCAGCCGGCGTGCGGCCGCCCTGCACGCCCGGATCCGTTGA
- a CDS encoding thiopurine S-methyltransferase, with protein sequence MDRDAMHEPWHLRWREGRIGFHRDDVHPMLEYFWSRLELGGDETVFVPLAGKSLDMRWLAERGHRVLAVELSAIAARQFFDEWGTPALVEKRDDFAVHHARGVEIWVGDVFDLRPEHLVRVGAFYDRASVVALDRATRERYVAHLASILPGGTRGLLIGLESMQPDDQGPPFSVPQEEVGRLFDSAFDHEVLLKPNPKSAPEVRALFEHVHRLERRP encoded by the coding sequence ATGGACCGCGACGCGATGCACGAACCCTGGCACCTGCGCTGGCGCGAGGGCCGCATCGGCTTCCACCGTGACGACGTGCACCCCATGCTCGAGTACTTCTGGTCGCGCCTCGAACTCGGCGGCGACGAGACCGTATTCGTTCCGCTGGCCGGAAAGAGCCTCGACATGCGTTGGCTCGCCGAGCGCGGCCACCGCGTGCTGGCCGTGGAGCTGAGCGCGATCGCCGCCCGGCAGTTCTTCGACGAGTGGGGCACACCGGCCCTGGTCGAGAAGCGCGACGACTTCGCGGTGCACCACGCCCGCGGCGTGGAGATCTGGGTGGGCGACGTCTTCGACCTGCGGCCCGAGCACCTGGTCCGCGTGGGCGCCTTCTACGACCGGGCATCGGTGGTGGCGCTGGACCGGGCCACGCGCGAGCGCTACGTCGCGCACCTGGCGTCGATCCTGCCCGGCGGCACCAGAGGTCTGCTGATCGGTCTGGAATCGATGCAGCCCGACGACCAGGGTCCACCCTTCTCGGTGCCGCAGGAGGAAGTCGGGCGTCTCTTCGATTCGGCCTTCGACCACGAGGTCCTGCTGAAGCCGAACCCGAAGTCGGCGCCCGAGGTCCGCGCGCTCTTCGAGCACGTGCACCGGCTCGAGCGGCGCCCCTGA